One region of Rhodocaloribacter litoris genomic DNA includes:
- a CDS encoding SxtJ family membrane protein, which yields MLWDEIRGIEAGDRQVRAFGWLVGGVLVALALGLAWRRGWTPGALPVGLGVAGAVLALGGWLAPRLFRPLYRAWMGLALVLGFVMTRVVLTLVFYLVVTPIGLLLRLFGRDPLQRRRDPAASSYWIEKTYRDDTPRRLEKYF from the coding sequence ATGTTGTGGGATGAGATCCGCGGGATCGAGGCGGGCGACCGGCAGGTGCGCGCGTTCGGGTGGCTCGTCGGCGGCGTGCTCGTGGCGCTGGCGCTGGGGCTGGCCTGGCGCCGGGGATGGACGCCGGGGGCGCTGCCCGTGGGGCTGGGCGTGGCCGGCGCGGTGCTGGCCCTGGGCGGCTGGCTGGCGCCCCGCCTCTTCCGCCCCCTCTACCGCGCCTGGATGGGGCTGGCCCTGGTGCTGGGCTTCGTCATGACGCGGGTGGTCCTGACCCTCGTCTTTTACCTCGTGGTAACCCCCATCGGCCTGCTGCTCCGGTTGTTCGGCAGGGATCCGCTTCAGCGCCGGCGCGATCCCGCCGCCTCTTCCTACTGGATCGAAAAGACCTACCGCGACGACACGCCACGGCGGCTGGAGAAATACTTTTAG
- a CDS encoding P-II family nitrogen regulator, producing the protein MHTTKLKLVTIVTERILEDRLLRKLVELGAKGYTLTQATGKGSRGVRASEWEGPDTRIETLVSPPVADAIVEYIAEHYFEHYAVIVYVQDAEVVRGEKYI; encoded by the coding sequence ATGCATACCACGAAGCTCAAGCTCGTCACCATCGTCACGGAGCGGATCCTGGAGGACCGGCTCCTGCGCAAGCTGGTCGAACTCGGTGCCAAGGGATACACGCTCACACAGGCCACCGGCAAAGGCTCGCGCGGCGTGCGGGCCAGCGAGTGGGAGGGCCCCGACACGCGCATCGAGACGCTGGTGAGCCCGCCGGTGGCGGACGCCATCGTCGAGTACATCGCCGAGCACTACTTCGAGCATTACGCGGTGATCGTCTACGTGCAGGATGCCGAGGTGGTGCGCGGAGAAAAGTACATCTGA
- a CDS encoding sodium-dependent bicarbonate transport family permease: MEHIDALAANLLSPIILSFVLGVIASLVRSDLRLPDALYQALSIYLLLAIGLKGGVELHKTPLLEFLGPALLTLFLGLLTPVIAYNVLRRLGRFDRVNAAAIAAHYGSVSAVTFIVAISFGTMIGHTPEGFMPALVAILEVPAIVVALMIAFTREKRAGSWRDALHEVLAGRSVVLLAGGLLIGLAVGPEKFEPVSPFFVSGFQGALALFLLEMGILAARRLQDLREVGLFLVGFGILIPIVHGLLAAWLGGYAGLSLAGRAVLAAMVSSASYIAAPAAVRIALPEANPTFYLTASLGITFPFNVMFGIPLYYTFATWLAG, translated from the coding sequence ATGGAACACATCGACGCCCTGGCGGCCAACCTGCTCTCGCCCATCATCCTCTCGTTCGTGCTCGGGGTCATCGCCTCGCTGGTGCGGAGCGACCTGCGGCTGCCGGATGCCCTCTACCAGGCCCTCTCGATCTACCTGCTGCTGGCCATCGGTCTCAAGGGCGGGGTGGAGTTGCACAAGACCCCGCTCCTGGAGTTTCTGGGGCCGGCCCTGCTCACCCTGTTCCTCGGCCTGCTCACGCCGGTGATCGCGTACAACGTGCTGCGCCGCCTGGGCCGGTTCGACCGGGTCAATGCCGCGGCCATTGCGGCCCACTACGGTTCCGTCTCGGCCGTCACGTTCATTGTGGCCATCTCGTTCGGGACGATGATCGGCCACACGCCGGAGGGTTTCATGCCCGCGCTGGTGGCCATCCTGGAGGTGCCCGCCATCGTGGTGGCGCTGATGATCGCCTTCACGCGGGAGAAGCGGGCCGGTTCGTGGCGGGATGCCCTGCATGAGGTGCTGGCCGGGCGCAGCGTCGTGCTGCTGGCCGGGGGCCTGCTCATCGGGCTGGCCGTCGGGCCGGAGAAGTTCGAGCCGGTGTCGCCCTTCTTCGTTTCCGGCTTCCAGGGGGCGCTGGCCCTGTTCCTGCTGGAGATGGGCATCCTGGCGGCACGGCGCCTGCAGGACCTGCGCGAGGTGGGCCTCTTTCTGGTCGGGTTCGGTATCCTCATCCCGATCGTGCATGGGCTGCTGGCGGCCTGGCTCGGCGGGTACGCCGGGCTCTCGCTGGCCGGCCGGGCCGTGCTGGCGGCGATGGTCTCGAGCGCATCGTACATTGCCGCTCCGGCCGCCGTGCGCATCGCTCTGCCCGAGGCGAACCCGACGTTCTACCTGACGGCCTCGCTGGGGATCACGTTTCCCTTCAACGTGATGTTCGGCATTCCCCTCTACTATACTTTCGCCACCTGGCTGGCCGGATGA
- a CDS encoding type II toxin-antitoxin system HicA family toxin — translation MGSVPVLKPQEVIKLLEGLGFVEVRQRGSHKQFRHADGRMTTVPFHKGRDIAPVLLRKIARDIGLTVEELLRQR, via the coding sequence ATGGGATCGGTGCCGGTACTCAAGCCCCAAGAAGTGATCAAGCTCCTCGAAGGATTGGGCTTCGTAGAGGTACGGCAACGGGGTTCGCACAAGCAGTTCCGGCACGCGGATGGACGCATGACGACGGTGCCGTTCCACAAGGGGCGGGACATTGCGCCGGTATTGCTCCGGAAGATTGCTCGCGATATTGGATTGACCGTGGAGGAACTGTTGCGGCAGCGTTGA
- a CDS encoding type II toxin-antitoxin system HicB family antitoxin: MKTFTAVVEKDRDTGLYVGYVPGFPGAHSQGETLDELRRNLQEVIEMLLEDEEPVVDTEFVGIQQIHVA; encoded by the coding sequence ATGAAAACGTTCACGGCGGTTGTCGAAAAAGACCGGGATACGGGGCTCTATGTCGGCTACGTTCCTGGCTTTCCCGGGGCGCACTCGCAGGGTGAGACGCTCGATGAGTTGCGACGGAACCTGCAGGAAGTGATCGAAATGCTGCTGGAGGACGAAGAGCCGGTCGTAGATACCGAATTCGTGGGTATCCAGCAGATTCATGTGGCGTAG
- a CDS encoding CRTAC1 family protein gives MRRLVSGTLLLVGVLGLAACGREGGTGEETYREAVSAFYTGVIAMQVGEDQRADARLTRVTELVPEEPAAWANLGLLALRRGAFDVAFERLERARSLAPDNARIHLLIGLGRRIQGDEQGAVAALRQAAALDSTDAKVLYALAQVLAETGGDARAHHDEIQHLLDRILARQPGNLAVLLEKARLAAQAGDAATLATVVERLDALAPEGAWPDEAHRQLAALRDAAPGETVAAVAMLRNVLLRTTAYQDDLAAVQTPFERVGDVFERFLHLPAPRPTPAPPDDSLTFAPQPLDAPDGPWQSLHVLLLDPNGNPSVLASDGHTVRWLGEDRTTPFPGDGTTPPAGIVAVDYDNDFWIDLALAGPGGFRLLRQDSTAAFVDVTAGTGLPAAVTRGAYTGVWTADLDLEGDLDLVLGRAEGPPLVLRNDGDGTFSPWQPFDALNGLRDFTWADLDADGDPDAALIDGAGTVHVFTNQRGGRFTPRPLPPSLGPAHALDAADLDADALIDLVVLQADGTLRRLSDVRGGQAWNVADLAGPLAPPGDEAGAARLTIVDLDNSGGFDLLVAAPGEALVRLMQADFTFGPPLRLPGVHVFGFADFTGDGRLDLAGLDAQGRPVHLVNRGTRPYHWRQIRPQAASTRGDRRINSYGIGGEIELRAGLLFQKQPIKEPVVYFGLGDQLVADVARIIWPNGDVQAEFDLLSDEVLSAQQRLKGSCPWLFTFDGERMAFVTDFIWRSPLGLKINAVETAGIMTTEDWVKIPGEMMAPRDGFYDVRITAELWETHFFDHVSLLVVDHPADTEVWVDERFAIPPPALTVHPTGPLHPVAGVWADTGEDLTDRARARDRRYLDYFGRGLYQGITRDHFVEIDLGDVPVERPLWLVAAGWIRPTDSSINVAIGQGRHPGPKGVRVEVPDGQGGWRTLHPDLGFPSGKEKTILIDLDGAFAPGVPRRVRLHTNLEVYWDAFFWAEQRPDTPLRTTRLAPDTADLRYRGFSVVTEADRSSPELPDYERLKGTVPVWRDLEGYYTRFGDVRELLATVDDRYVIMNAGDELVFRFAAPPPPPEGWRRDFVLIGDGWVKDGDYNTAFSKTVLPLPSHDNPDYTSPPTTLEEDPVYRRHAADWQTYHTRYVTPRAFHHALRAGR, from the coding sequence ATGAGACGACTTGTTTCAGGAACGTTACTGCTGGTGGGGGTGCTGGGCCTTGCGGCGTGCGGCCGGGAGGGCGGCACCGGTGAGGAGACGTACCGGGAGGCGGTGTCGGCTTTCTACACCGGTGTGATCGCGATGCAGGTGGGCGAGGATCAGCGCGCCGATGCCCGGCTGACGCGGGTGACCGAGCTGGTTCCGGAGGAGCCGGCGGCCTGGGCCAACCTGGGCCTGCTGGCCCTGCGGCGCGGCGCCTTCGACGTGGCGTTCGAACGGCTGGAGCGGGCCCGCAGCCTGGCACCGGACAACGCCCGGATCCACCTGCTCATCGGCCTGGGCCGGCGCATCCAGGGGGACGAACAGGGGGCCGTCGCCGCGCTGCGGCAGGCCGCCGCCCTGGACTCGACCGATGCGAAGGTGCTCTATGCGCTGGCGCAGGTGCTGGCCGAAACCGGCGGCGACGCCCGGGCACACCACGACGAGATCCAGCACCTGCTCGACCGGATCCTCGCACGGCAACCCGGCAACCTGGCGGTGCTGCTCGAGAAGGCGCGCCTGGCTGCCCAGGCCGGCGACGCCGCCACGCTGGCCACCGTCGTCGAACGCCTCGACGCCCTGGCGCCGGAGGGCGCCTGGCCCGACGAGGCACACCGGCAGCTGGCGGCGTTGCGGGACGCCGCGCCCGGGGAGACCGTGGCGGCCGTCGCCATGCTGCGCAACGTGCTGCTGCGCACCACGGCCTACCAGGACGACCTGGCCGCCGTCCAGACGCCCTTCGAACGGGTCGGGGACGTCTTCGAGCGGTTCCTGCACCTGCCTGCCCCGCGTCCCACCCCCGCCCCGCCGGACGACAGCCTGACCTTCGCCCCGCAACCCCTCGACGCGCCGGACGGGCCCTGGCAGAGCCTCCACGTGCTCCTGCTCGATCCCAACGGTAACCCTTCCGTGCTGGCCAGCGACGGCCACACCGTCCGGTGGCTCGGTGAAGACCGCACCACCCCCTTTCCGGGCGACGGCACCACCCCCCCCGCCGGGATCGTGGCCGTGGACTACGACAACGACTTCTGGATCGACCTCGCCCTCGCCGGGCCGGGTGGCTTCCGACTCCTCCGGCAGGACAGCACCGCCGCCTTCGTCGACGTGACCGCCGGCACGGGGCTTCCCGCCGCCGTCACGCGCGGGGCCTATACGGGCGTCTGGACCGCCGACCTCGACCTGGAGGGAGACCTCGACCTCGTCCTGGGCCGGGCGGAAGGCCCGCCGCTCGTCCTCCGCAACGACGGCGACGGCACCTTCTCTCCCTGGCAACCCTTCGACGCCCTGAACGGCCTGCGCGACTTCACCTGGGCCGACCTCGACGCCGACGGCGATCCCGACGCCGCGCTGATCGACGGTGCCGGCACCGTGCACGTTTTCACCAACCAGCGCGGCGGGCGCTTTACCCCGCGACCCCTGCCCCCCTCACTTGGCCCGGCCCATGCCCTCGACGCCGCCGACCTCGACGCCGACGCCCTCATCGACCTGGTCGTCCTGCAGGCCGACGGTACCCTCCGGCGGCTCTCCGACGTGCGCGGCGGACAGGCCTGGAACGTCGCCGACCTTGCCGGACCGCTCGCACCGCCCGGCGACGAGGCCGGGGCCGCCCGCCTCACCATCGTCGACCTCGACAACAGCGGCGGGTTCGATCTGCTCGTCGCCGCACCGGGTGAAGCCCTGGTCCGGCTCATGCAGGCCGACTTCACCTTCGGCCCGCCCCTGCGCCTTCCCGGCGTCCATGTCTTCGGTTTCGCCGACTTCACCGGCGACGGCCGCCTCGACCTCGCCGGCCTCGACGCGCAGGGAAGGCCCGTGCACCTGGTCAACCGGGGCACCAGGCCCTATCACTGGCGGCAGATCCGCCCGCAGGCCGCCTCCACCCGCGGCGACCGGCGCATCAACTCGTACGGCATCGGCGGCGAGATCGAACTGCGCGCCGGCCTCCTCTTCCAGAAACAGCCCATCAAAGAGCCCGTCGTCTACTTCGGCCTGGGCGACCAGCTGGTGGCCGACGTGGCCCGCATCATCTGGCCCAACGGCGACGTGCAGGCCGAGTTCGACCTGCTCTCGGACGAGGTCCTCTCCGCCCAGCAACGCCTCAAGGGGTCGTGCCCCTGGCTCTTCACCTTCGACGGCGAGCGGATGGCCTTCGTCACCGACTTCATCTGGCGCTCGCCCCTGGGGCTGAAGATCAACGCCGTCGAGACGGCCGGCATCATGACCACCGAGGACTGGGTCAAGATTCCCGGTGAGATGATGGCGCCGCGCGACGGGTTCTACGACGTGCGCATCACCGCCGAGCTGTGGGAGACCCACTTCTTCGACCACGTCAGCCTGCTGGTGGTGGACCACCCGGCGGACACGGAGGTGTGGGTGGACGAGCGCTTCGCCATCCCGCCGCCCGCCCTCACGGTGCACCCGACGGGGCCGCTGCACCCCGTCGCCGGCGTGTGGGCCGACACCGGCGAGGACCTCACCGACCGCGCCCGCGCCCGCGACCGCCGCTACCTCGACTACTTCGGACGGGGGCTCTACCAGGGCATCACGCGCGACCATTTCGTCGAGATCGATCTCGGAGACGTCCCGGTGGAGCGGCCCCTGTGGCTCGTGGCCGCCGGATGGATCCGCCCCACCGACAGCTCCATCAACGTCGCCATCGGGCAGGGGCGGCATCCCGGCCCGAAGGGGGTGCGCGTGGAGGTGCCGGACGGGCAGGGCGGCTGGCGTACCCTCCACCCGGACCTGGGCTTCCCCTCGGGCAAGGAGAAGACGATCCTGATCGACCTCGACGGCGCCTTTGCCCCCGGCGTGCCGCGCCGCGTGCGCCTGCACACCAACCTGGAGGTCTACTGGGACGCCTTCTTCTGGGCCGAGCAACGTCCGGACACGCCGCTCCGCACCACCCGCCTGGCCCCGGACACCGCCGACCTCCGGTACCGCGGCTTCTCCGTCGTCACCGAGGCGGACCGCTCCTCGCCCGAGCTGCCGGACTACGAGCGCCTCAAAGGCACCGTCCCCGTCTGGCGCGACCTCGAAGGGTACTACACCCGCTTCGGCGACGTGCGCGAGCTGCTCGCAACGGTGGACGACCGCTACGTCATCATGAACGCCGGCGACGAGCTCGTCTTCCGCTTCGCCGCGCCGCCGCCCCCGCCCGAAGGCTGGCGCCGCGACTTCGTGCTCATCGGCGACGGCTGGGTCAAGGACGGCGACTACAACACGGCGTTCTCGAAGACGGTCCTGCCGTTGCCCTCGCACGACAACCCCGACTACACCTCCCCGCCGACGACGCTCGAGGAGGACCCCGTCTACCGGCGCCACGCGGCGGACTGGCAGACGTACCACACGCGCTACGTCACCCCCCGCGCGTTCCATCATGCCCTGCGCGCCGGGCGGTAA
- a CDS encoding RNA-guided endonuclease InsQ/TnpB family protein, whose amino-acid sequence MCRKTLKYRLYTSKKDKHLIEQIEVAASIWNHSVALTRRYYRMYGKPLGANRLMKHIAKLRRRNPYWQKLGSQAVQDVIQRLDRAYQRFFAARTGRVHVRRRSDRAASTRGRKAGRPGFKSRHRYSSFTLKQAGWKYLGGNRLRVGRHNFKFVLSRPLEGEIKTLTIKRDRCGDLWVCFSVVVADVTPSAVGCDGHAVGLDFGLKTFLTTSDGDRYEAPQPLKQSLKEMAKRQRSLSRKLRGSNNRRKARIRVARLHRRIADQRRDWHFKLAHKICDGADVICLEDLCLKGMQAMWGRKAARTRRVDDLGYGQFVSILRHVAQKRGKTVVQVDRFFASSKTCSDCGALNQTLSLSDREWVCASCGSLHDRDENAAVNIYREGASSLGVGDVRPSTTPPRWGGTAVAA is encoded by the coding sequence ATGTGCAGGAAGACGCTCAAATACCGCCTCTACACGTCCAAGAAGGATAAGCACCTGATCGAGCAGATTGAGGTTGCTGCTTCGATCTGGAATCACTCCGTGGCGCTGACCCGCCGATACTACCGAATGTACGGAAAGCCTCTCGGCGCGAACCGACTGATGAAGCACATCGCTAAACTTCGCCGTCGCAATCCGTACTGGCAGAAGCTCGGATCGCAGGCCGTACAGGACGTAATCCAGCGACTCGACAGGGCCTACCAGCGCTTCTTCGCGGCGCGTACCGGACGTGTGCACGTCCGGCGCCGCTCCGATCGCGCCGCGTCCACGCGCGGGCGCAAAGCCGGGCGGCCCGGTTTCAAGAGCCGACACCGGTACTCCTCGTTCACCTTGAAACAGGCTGGGTGGAAGTACCTCGGAGGTAACCGGCTCCGCGTAGGCCGCCACAATTTCAAGTTTGTCCTCTCTCGTCCGCTTGAGGGCGAGATCAAGACGCTGACGATCAAGCGTGACCGCTGCGGGGATCTGTGGGTTTGCTTCTCCGTCGTCGTTGCCGATGTCACGCCTTCGGCAGTAGGCTGTGACGGCCACGCCGTTGGACTCGATTTCGGACTCAAGACGTTCCTGACGACCTCGGATGGAGACAGGTACGAAGCCCCACAGCCTCTCAAGCAGAGCCTTAAGGAGATGGCAAAGCGTCAGCGCAGTCTCTCCCGTAAGCTCCGAGGCTCGAACAACCGCCGCAAGGCCCGTATCCGCGTGGCCAGGCTGCATCGCCGCATCGCAGATCAGCGGCGGGACTGGCATTTCAAGTTGGCCCACAAGATCTGCGACGGCGCCGATGTGATCTGCCTCGAAGACCTCTGCCTGAAAGGGATGCAGGCCATGTGGGGCAGGAAGGCGGCGCGTACACGCCGCGTTGATGATCTCGGCTATGGACAGTTCGTGTCGATCCTTCGGCATGTCGCACAGAAGCGTGGCAAGACCGTGGTGCAGGTGGACCGCTTCTTCGCCAGTAGCAAGACCTGCTCGGACTGCGGGGCCTTGAATCAGACCCTCAGCCTCTCGGATCGGGAATGGGTATGTGCTTCGTGTGGTAGCCTGCATGATCGCGATGAAAACGCGGCGGTAAACATCTACAGGGAAGGGGCATCTTCCCTTGGGGTAGGCGACGTAAGACCGTCTACCACCCCACCTCGGTGGGGTGGGACGGCTGTCGCTGCCTGA
- a CDS encoding tetratricopeptide repeat protein — protein MSRLFEKRRLLRAGPWLTLLVLVNGGYLWAAGSPTLFYVANVLAHVLLGLVLLAVWAGIGLAVIRHDAARQPAFSVVLLSLMLTAAGTGIALLVFGNLRPQRPLLVAHIASSFGGVLGTLWWFRAKGFFAGRPWLLRTATALVILAVAVPLSRPFWPPPADHVITNPTMPPADMAGEAMGGAEGPFFPSAAETAHGGLIPGDFFLESQSCGRGGCHPDVTAQWEASAHRFSSFNNQWYRKSIEYMQEVAGLQAPQWCAGCHDHALLFSGQMARPVAEFIDTPEAHAGLACVSCHSITRVKDTMGNGGFVIEYPKMHELATSENPLVRALHDFVVRIDPEPHRRAFLKPFHRAQPAEFCSACHKVHLDVPVNNYRWVRGFNTYDNWQASGVSGQGARSFYEPPAPKDCLTCHMPRVPSDDAANKDGFIRSHRFLAANTALPTAYQDSVQLRQTIDFLRSGQLRVDLFAVSEPMAPALSADEARRAGEMPANLASTFAVGEEQLRGLGTGSLTREAVKVFAPLEDGDAVLQPGTSVRLDVVVRTLGLGHFFPSGTVDAQEAWLEVKAVDARGRVLLWSGWVEDEGRGPVDPSAHFYRNLMVDAHANPINKRNAFATRAVVYVNLIPPGAADVAHYRLHIPEDVGPTVTITAKVHYRKFNWWNTHFAYAGVRDPADPNPRFTRDYDDGRWVFTGDTRNVSGKLKEVPVLPIVTMAADSVTLAVAPAVAVRPSERGVRPGLRERWNDYGIGLLLEGDLKGAEQAFLRVTEIEPDYADGWVNLARVYLQEGNLERAAEVLDRAEAVRPGFHKTHFFKGLYHKACGEYDAALKHLLAAAEAFPRDRVVLNQIGRVHYLRAEPEQAIPYFERVLAIDPEDLMAHYNLMLVYRALGELDRAAEHERRYLRFKEDETSKALARQYREKHPHDNNEALPIHEHTHHPPPAGR, from the coding sequence ATGTCCCGCCTTTTCGAGAAACGCCGGCTGCTGCGTGCCGGCCCCTGGTTGACGCTGCTCGTGCTCGTCAACGGCGGCTATCTCTGGGCCGCCGGGTCGCCGACCCTGTTTTACGTGGCCAACGTGCTGGCACACGTACTGCTGGGACTCGTGCTGCTGGCGGTGTGGGCCGGGATCGGCCTGGCGGTGATACGGCACGATGCGGCACGGCAACCGGCGTTCTCGGTGGTGCTCCTCTCGCTGATGCTGACCGCTGCCGGGACGGGGATAGCCCTGCTCGTCTTCGGTAACCTGCGCCCGCAGCGGCCCCTGCTCGTGGCCCACATCGCCTCCAGCTTCGGCGGAGTGCTCGGAACGCTGTGGTGGTTCCGGGCAAAGGGCTTCTTCGCCGGGCGTCCCTGGCTGCTCCGCACGGCAACGGCGCTCGTGATCCTTGCCGTGGCGGTGCCGCTGAGCCGCCCGTTCTGGCCCCCGCCGGCCGACCACGTCATCACCAACCCCACGATGCCCCCGGCCGACATGGCGGGCGAGGCCATGGGCGGCGCCGAAGGGCCCTTCTTTCCCAGTGCCGCCGAAACGGCCCACGGCGGCCTCATCCCCGGCGACTTCTTCCTCGAGTCACAGAGCTGCGGTCGCGGCGGCTGCCACCCGGACGTGACGGCGCAGTGGGAAGCCTCGGCCCACCGCTTCTCTTCGTTCAACAACCAGTGGTACCGCAAGTCCATCGAGTACATGCAGGAGGTCGCGGGGCTGCAGGCGCCGCAGTGGTGCGCCGGCTGCCACGACCACGCCCTGCTCTTCTCCGGGCAGATGGCCCGGCCCGTGGCCGAATTCATCGACACGCCGGAGGCGCATGCCGGGCTGGCCTGCGTCTCGTGCCACAGCATCACCCGCGTCAAGGACACGATGGGCAACGGCGGCTTCGTGATCGAGTATCCGAAGATGCACGAGCTGGCCACGAGCGAGAACCCGCTCGTCCGGGCCCTGCACGACTTTGTCGTCCGCATCGACCCGGAGCCGCACCGCCGGGCCTTCCTCAAGCCGTTCCACCGCGCGCAGCCGGCCGAGTTCTGCTCCGCCTGCCACAAGGTACACCTGGACGTGCCGGTGAACAACTACCGGTGGGTGCGCGGCTTCAACACGTACGACAACTGGCAGGCCAGCGGCGTCTCGGGGCAGGGCGCCCGCTCCTTCTACGAGCCCCCCGCCCCGAAGGACTGCCTCACGTGCCACATGCCGCGCGTCCCCTCGGACGATGCCGCCAACAAGGACGGCTTCATCCGCAGCCACCGCTTCCTGGCCGCCAACACCGCCCTGCCGACGGCCTACCAGGATAGTGTCCAGCTCCGCCAGACCATCGACTTCCTCCGGAGCGGGCAGCTCCGCGTGGACCTCTTCGCCGTCAGCGAGCCGATGGCCCCGGCCCTCTCGGCCGACGAGGCCCGCCGCGCCGGGGAGATGCCGGCCAACCTCGCCAGCACCTTTGCCGTCGGGGAGGAGCAACTGCGGGGCCTGGGCACGGGCAGCCTCACCCGCGAGGCGGTGAAGGTCTTTGCCCCCCTGGAGGACGGCGACGCGGTGCTCCAGCCCGGCACCTCCGTCCGCCTCGACGTCGTCGTGCGCACGCTCGGCCTGGGCCACTTCTTCCCGAGCGGCACCGTCGACGCGCAGGAGGCCTGGCTGGAGGTGAAGGCCGTCGACGCCCGCGGGCGTGTGCTCCTCTGGAGCGGCTGGGTGGAGGACGAGGGCCGCGGGCCCGTCGACCCGAGCGCCCACTTCTACCGCAACCTGATGGTGGACGCCCACGCCAACCCGATCAACAAGCGCAACGCCTTCGCCACCCGGGCCGTCGTCTACGTCAACCTGATCCCGCCCGGCGCGGCGGACGTGGCCCACTACCGCCTCCACATCCCCGAGGACGTCGGCCCCACGGTCACCATCACGGCGAAGGTACACTATCGCAAGTTCAACTGGTGGAACACCCACTTCGCCTATGCCGGTGTGCGCGACCCCGCCGACCCGAACCCGCGCTTCACGCGCGACTATGACGACGGCCGCTGGGTCTTCACCGGCGACACGCGCAACGTCTCGGGCAAACTCAAGGAAGTCCCCGTCCTGCCCATCGTGACGATGGCCGCCGACTCGGTGACACTGGCCGTGGCCCCCGCCGTGGCCGTCCGCCCGTCCGAGCGCGGCGTGCGCCCCGGCCTCCGCGAGCGGTGGAACGACTACGGCATCGGCCTCCTGCTCGAAGGCGACCTCAAGGGTGCCGAACAGGCGTTCCTCCGCGTGACCGAGATCGAACCGGACTACGCCGACGGCTGGGTCAACCTGGCCCGCGTCTACCTGCAGGAGGGCAACCTGGAACGGGCCGCCGAAGTTCTCGACCGGGCCGAGGCCGTGCGCCCCGGCTTCCACAAGACCCACTTCTTCAAGGGCCTCTACCACAAAGCCTGCGGCGAATACGATGCGGCCCTCAAGCACCTGCTGGCCGCCGCCGAGGCCTTCCCCCGCGACCGCGTCGTGCTCAACCAGATCGGGCGCGTCCACTACCTCCGGGCCGAACCCGAACAGGCCATCCCGTATTTCGAGCGGGTGCTCGCCATCGACCCCGAGGACCTGATGGCCCACTACAACCTGATGCTCGTCTACCGCGCCCTGGGCGAGCTGGACCGTGCCGCCGAGCACGAACGCCGCTACCTCCGCTTCAAGGAAGACGAGACGAGCAAGGCGCTGGCCCGGCAATACCGCGAGAAGCACCCGCACGATAACAACGAGGCCCTGCCCATCCACGAGCATACCCACCACCCGCCGCCGGCCGGGCGATAA
- a CDS encoding ATP-grasp domain-containing protein — translation MPAERPTLLCLASYFKGERFLEAAHRAGARVVLLTREKLAGEPWPMDHVAERFLLPDLRRQPDVTHAVSYLARTRRFDRLVALDEYDTPTAASLRAHLGLPGPDESTARRFRDKLTMRLAARDAGLPEPAFVPVLNHDDLRAFMDAVPPPWVLKPRAEASAMGIRKLTHPDALWPLLDELGDRQSYHLLEQFLPGEVFHIDAVVWDGKVVFAAVQQYGEPPLDVYQGGGVFLSRTVPYDTPEAAELLRLNCDLVAAFGLRHGVIHAEFIRNDGRFYFLEVAARVGGAGIDRLIEAATGLNPWEAWAHVEVARARGETYRLPPLRRDYAGLIVCLSRQPWPDLSVYDDPEIVWRLHKKHHAGLVVAAPEHARVEALLHAYAPRFARDFLARHPPLDTAPE, via the coding sequence ATGCCTGCCGAACGCCCCACGCTCCTCTGCCTGGCCAGCTACTTCAAAGGCGAGCGCTTCCTCGAAGCCGCCCACCGCGCCGGGGCCCGCGTGGTGCTCCTGACCCGCGAGAAGCTCGCCGGCGAGCCCTGGCCCATGGACCACGTCGCCGAGCGCTTCCTCCTGCCCGACCTGCGGCGGCAGCCGGACGTGACGCACGCCGTCAGCTACCTGGCCCGCACCCGCCGCTTCGACCGCCTCGTGGCCCTGGACGAGTACGACACCCCCACGGCCGCCTCGCTCCGCGCCCACCTGGGCCTGCCCGGCCCCGACGAGAGCACCGCCCGCCGCTTCCGCGACAAGCTGACCATGCGCCTGGCCGCCCGCGACGCCGGCCTGCCCGAACCCGCCTTCGTCCCCGTCCTCAACCACGACGACCTGCGGGCCTTCATGGACGCCGTGCCGCCCCCGTGGGTGCTCAAGCCCCGCGCCGAGGCCAGCGCCATGGGCATCCGCAAGCTCACCCACCCCGACGCCCTCTGGCCCCTGCTCGACGAACTCGGCGACCGCCAGTCCTATCACCTCCTCGAACAGTTCCTCCCCGGCGAGGTCTTCCACATCGACGCGGTCGTGTGGGACGGCAAGGTGGTCTTCGCGGCGGTCCAGCAGTACGGCGAGCCGCCGCTGGACGTCTACCAGGGCGGCGGCGTGTTCCTCTCCCGCACCGTGCCATACGACACCCCGGAGGCGGCCGAGCTGCTCCGCCTGAACTGCGACCTCGTCGCCGCCTTCGGCCTGCGGCACGGCGTCATCCACGCCGAGTTCATCCGGAACGACGGCCGGTTCTACTTCCTGGAGGTGGCCGCCCGCGTCGGCGGGGCCGGCATCGACCGCCTCATCGAGGCCGCCACGGGCCTCAACCCCTGGGAAGCCTGGGCGCACGTGGAGGTGGCCCGCGCCCGCGGCGAAACCTACCGCCTGCCGCCCCTCCGCCGGGACTATGCCGGCCTCATCGTCTGCCTCTCCCGCCAGCCCTGGCCCGACCTCTCCGTCTACGACGACCCCGAAATCGTCTGGCGGCTGCACAAGAAGCACCACGCCGGCCTCGTGGTCGCCGCGCCGGAGCACGCCCGCGTCGAGGCCCTGCTCCATGCCTACGCGCCCCGCTTCGCCCGGGACTTCCTGGCCCGGCACCCCCCGCTGGACACGGCGCCGGAGTGA